The following are from one region of the Calypte anna isolate BGI_N300 chromosome 13, bCalAnn1_v1.p, whole genome shotgun sequence genome:
- the TMEM173 gene encoding stimulator of interferon genes protein has protein sequence MSREGQCPRHPSTPLIPRARGGRARCTVYLLLSLCVTALCLAGLSPLPTARTLLSHFVTLHVGVLLKAICHLAEEIFHIHSRYHGSFQRVLSACFPLPWHGLVLLSCGSAYVALLDGDGQPLSLHLGLASLCHLLSLALGLDKPSAVEVSELAERSQQNVAHGLAWSYYVGYLKIVLPRVKKSLEEFSRANPNVLTYKETWKLHILVPLSCEVYDDLEKADSNIQYLTDLPEITLTRAGIKKRVYRHSLYTIRDEDKVWLCAVEFATSLQSLYAMSQEEGAAFSREQRLEQTKLFYRSLEEILRGSKECAGTYRLIAYEESGEAESHFLSREILWHLRQERDEEYDVSEGREQHSPSTTFSSAELNLQLSVSDRPQPLRSDHF, from the exons ATGTCCCGGGAAGGGCAGTGCCCGCgtcaccccagcacccccctgATCCCCCGGGCCCGGGGAGGACGGGCACGATGTACCGTGTACCTCCTGCTGTCGCTGTGTGTCACAGCCCTGTGCCTCGCCGGGCTGTCCCCGCTGCCCACTGCCCGCACCCTCCTCTCCCACTTTGTCACCCTGCACGTCGGGGTGCTGCTCAAGGCCATCTGTCACCTGGCTGAGGAGATCTTCCACATCCACTCCAG GTACCACGGCAGCTTCCAGAGGGTCCTGAGTGCCTGCTTCCCCCTGCCCTGGCACGGCCTCGTGCTGCTCAGCTGTGGCTCAGCCTACGTGGCTCTGCTGGATGGGGATGGACAACCCCTCAGCCTCCACCTGGGCCTGGCCAgcctctgccacctcctcagcCTCGCCCTGGGGCTCGAC AAGCCCTCAGCTGTGGAGGTGTCTGAGCTGGCTGAGAGGTCCCAGCAGAACGTTGCTCATGGTCTGGCCTGGTCCTATTATGTTGGGTACCTAAAAATAGTCCTGCCAC GAGTGAAAAAGTCTCTGGAGGAATTCAGCAGAGCCAACCCCAACGTGCTGACCTACAAGGAGACCTGGAAGCTTCACATCTTGGTCCCTCTGAGCTGTGAGGTCTATGATGACCTGGAGAAAGCTGACAGCAATATCCAGTACCTGACAGACCTCCCCGAAATCACCCTGACCAGAGCTGGAATCAAAAAAAGGGTCTACAGGCACAGTCTGTACACCATCAGGGATGAAGACAAG GTctggctctgtgctgtggagtttGCCACCTCCCTGCAGTCCCTCTATGCCATGTCCCAGGAGGAGGGTGCTGCCTTCAGCCGGGAGCAGCGCCTGGAGCAGACCAAGCTCTTCTACAGGAGCCTGGAGGAGATCCTGAGGGGTTCCAAGGAATGTGCGGGCACCTACAGGCTGATTGCCTACGAGG AGTCAGGCGAAGCCGAGAGCCACTTCTTGTCCCGGGAAATCCTCTGGCACCTCCGGCAGGAGCGGGATGAGGAGTACGATGTGTCcgaggggagggagcagcacagcccatCCACCACCTTCAGCTCGGCAGAGCTCAACCTCCAGCTCAGTGTCTCGGACAGACCCCAACCCCTGCGAAGCGACCACTTCTAA